From Microbacterium invictum, the proteins below share one genomic window:
- a CDS encoding DUF3467 domain-containing protein — MTDDAPRQFEIDLPPEKIPGSYADFANVWHTPDVFVLDFLSLAQPPHQGVDDEGAAVTVVPARVVQRVRIPPQQVFELAKALTQQLEFWEQETGRRPEHPLGPDSL; from the coding sequence ATGACCGACGACGCACCGCGGCAGTTCGAGATCGATCTGCCGCCCGAGAAGATCCCGGGCAGCTACGCCGACTTCGCGAACGTGTGGCACACCCCGGACGTGTTCGTGCTCGACTTCCTGTCGCTGGCGCAGCCGCCGCACCAGGGCGTCGACGACGAGGGTGCGGCCGTGACCGTCGTGCCCGCACGGGTCGTCCAGCGCGTGCGGATCCCCCCGCAGCAGGTCTTCGAACTGGCCAAGGCCCTCACTCAGCAGCTCGAGTTCTGGGAGCAGGAGACGGGGCGTCGCCCCGAGCACCCACTGGGCCCGGACTCGCTCTGA
- a CDS encoding LLM class F420-dependent oxidoreductase, whose translation MEYTIFTEPQQGFTYDDQLAFAHAAERGGFDAFFRSDHYMRMGGGDALPGPTDAWTTLAGLARETSRIRLGTLVSSATHRHPAILAIQVAQVDAMSNGRVEFGLGPGWFEAEHRALGIPFPARRFGPFEEQLAIVTGLWSTPLGDTFSFRGEHYALEDAPALPKPVQERMPVIIGGSGPRRTPELAARFATEFNVGFRSEQDIATGFAGVRAACERIGRDPATMKFSVALPTIAGTDDGELARRAEAVGKTLADARNDIDIVGTPAEIAEKVERLRALGAERIHFQLMDLRDVEHVEFLGAEVLPLLPR comes from the coding sequence ATGGAGTACACGATCTTCACCGAGCCTCAGCAGGGCTTCACATACGACGACCAGCTGGCCTTCGCGCACGCCGCCGAGCGCGGGGGCTTCGACGCCTTCTTCCGCTCCGACCACTACATGCGCATGGGCGGGGGCGACGCGCTGCCCGGGCCGACGGACGCGTGGACGACGCTCGCCGGACTGGCGCGCGAGACCTCCCGCATCCGGCTCGGGACGCTCGTGTCGTCGGCCACGCACCGGCATCCGGCCATCCTCGCGATCCAGGTCGCGCAGGTGGACGCGATGTCGAACGGCCGCGTGGAGTTCGGACTCGGGCCGGGCTGGTTCGAGGCGGAGCATCGCGCGCTCGGCATCCCGTTTCCCGCTCGGCGCTTCGGCCCGTTCGAGGAGCAGCTGGCCATCGTCACGGGGTTGTGGTCGACGCCGCTCGGCGACACCTTCTCGTTCAGGGGCGAGCACTACGCACTCGAGGATGCCCCCGCGCTACCCAAGCCGGTACAGGAGCGGATGCCGGTGATCATCGGCGGGAGCGGCCCGCGCCGCACCCCCGAGCTCGCAGCCCGATTCGCGACGGAGTTCAACGTCGGCTTCCGGTCGGAGCAGGACATCGCCACGGGCTTTGCGGGGGTCCGGGCGGCGTGTGAGCGGATCGGCCGCGATCCGGCGACCATGAAGTTCTCGGTCGCGCTGCCGACGATCGCCGGCACCGACGACGGTGAGCTGGCCCGGCGCGCGGAGGCCGTCGGCAAGACCCTCGCCGACGCCCGCAACGACATCGACATCGTCGGAACGCCGGCCGAGATCGCCGAGAAGGTCGAGCGCCTGCGCGCGCTGGGCGCGGAGCGGATCCACTTCCAGCTCATGGACCTGCGCGATGTCGAGCACGTCGAGTTCCTGGGCGCGGAGGTGCTGCCGCTCCTCCCCCGCTGA
- a CDS encoding NAD(+) synthase, with amino-acid sequence MTENLEFDSAYRHGFARIAACTIPVAIADPVANADAVIAAARECHDDAAAVAVFPELCLTGYAIEDLVMQDVVLDAVERELVRIARETADGMPLLFVGAPLRHGSRLYNCAVAIHRGEVIGIVPKSYLPTYREFYERRWYAPGDDTHGQWFDRGELSAPFGPDLLFDALDVPGLTVHAEICEDMWVPIPPSSRAALAGATVLVNLSGSPITVARAEDRKDLCQSQSLRCLAAYAYAAAGMGESTNDVSWDGQTMIFEGGALLAETERFPDGPRRSVADVDLDRLRQDRLRQGTFDDNRRARDLRVAAVDADFRQVTFVLDPPAADIGLRRPLDRFPFVPDDAARLDLDCYEAFNIQVSGLEQRMRAIGSPKPVIGVSGGLDSTHALLVVARAMDRMGRPRSDILAYTMPGFATSDHTKSNAIALAEAIGATISTIDIRPMATELLKGIDHPFAGGEPVYDVTFENVQAGARTDFLFRLANQNGGFVVGTSDLSELALGWATYGVGDHMSHYAVNAGVPKTLIQHLIRWVIAHSASDETGTSLTDAAKTVLQSVLDTEISPELVPAGQDGKVQSTEDTIGPYALHDFALFHVLRYGLRPSKIAFLAEKAWADPDAGAWPPGFPDADRYGYERAEIVRWLRVFLKRYFGFAQFKRSAIPNGPKVLPAGSLSPRGDWRAPSDGNATVWLAELDAALPDLVE; translated from the coding sequence GTGACCGAGAACCTCGAGTTCGACAGCGCCTATCGGCACGGGTTCGCACGCATCGCCGCATGCACGATCCCCGTGGCCATCGCCGATCCCGTCGCGAACGCGGATGCCGTGATCGCGGCCGCCCGCGAATGCCACGACGATGCGGCCGCCGTGGCGGTGTTCCCGGAACTGTGCCTGACCGGCTACGCGATCGAGGACCTCGTCATGCAGGACGTCGTCCTCGACGCCGTCGAACGCGAGCTCGTGCGCATCGCTCGGGAGACCGCCGACGGTATGCCGCTGCTGTTCGTGGGCGCGCCGCTGCGGCACGGGTCGCGGCTCTACAACTGCGCCGTAGCGATCCACCGCGGCGAGGTCATCGGCATCGTGCCGAAGTCGTACCTGCCCACCTACCGCGAGTTCTACGAGCGCCGCTGGTACGCGCCGGGCGACGACACGCACGGCCAGTGGTTCGACCGCGGCGAGCTGTCGGCGCCATTCGGCCCCGACCTGCTGTTCGACGCCCTGGACGTGCCCGGGCTCACCGTCCACGCCGAGATCTGCGAAGACATGTGGGTGCCGATCCCGCCGTCCTCGCGCGCCGCGCTGGCGGGGGCGACGGTGCTGGTCAACCTGTCCGGCAGCCCGATCACCGTCGCACGCGCCGAGGATCGCAAGGACCTGTGCCAGTCGCAGTCGCTGCGCTGCCTCGCCGCCTACGCGTACGCGGCCGCGGGCATGGGCGAGTCCACGAACGACGTGTCATGGGACGGTCAGACGATGATCTTCGAGGGCGGCGCCCTGCTGGCCGAGACCGAGCGCTTCCCGGACGGCCCGCGCCGCTCGGTCGCGGACGTCGATCTCGACCGTCTCCGTCAGGATCGGCTCCGCCAGGGCACGTTCGACGACAACCGGCGCGCCCGCGATCTGCGGGTCGCGGCGGTGGACGCCGACTTCCGCCAGGTGACGTTCGTGCTCGATCCCCCGGCAGCGGACATCGGCCTGCGGCGACCGCTCGACCGCTTCCCGTTCGTCCCCGATGACGCCGCCCGCCTCGACCTGGACTGCTACGAGGCGTTCAACATCCAGGTGTCAGGGCTCGAGCAGCGCATGCGCGCGATCGGCTCTCCCAAGCCCGTGATCGGCGTCAGCGGTGGCCTCGACTCGACGCACGCCCTGCTGGTCGTCGCCCGCGCCATGGACCGGATGGGCCGTCCGCGCAGCGACATCCTCGCGTACACGATGCCCGGGTTCGCGACCAGCGATCACACGAAGTCGAATGCGATCGCGCTGGCCGAGGCGATCGGCGCCACCATCTCCACGATCGACATCCGGCCGATGGCGACGGAGCTCCTGAAGGGCATCGACCACCCGTTCGCCGGCGGTGAGCCCGTTTACGACGTCACGTTCGAGAACGTGCAGGCCGGCGCACGCACCGACTTCCTGTTCCGCCTTGCCAATCAGAACGGCGGCTTCGTCGTGGGCACCTCCGACCTGTCCGAGCTCGCGCTCGGCTGGGCGACCTATGGCGTCGGCGACCACATGAGCCACTACGCCGTGAACGCGGGCGTGCCCAAGACGCTCATCCAGCACCTCATCCGCTGGGTGATCGCGCACAGTGCCTCGGATGAGACCGGGACATCGCTCACCGACGCCGCCAAGACCGTGCTGCAGTCGGTGCTCGACACGGAGATCAGCCCCGAACTGGTGCCGGCCGGTCAGGACGGCAAGGTGCAGTCGACCGAAGACACCATCGGCCCGTACGCCCTGCACGACTTCGCGCTGTTCCACGTGCTGCGCTACGGGCTGCGGCCGTCGAAGATCGCGTTCCTCGCCGAGAAGGCATGGGCGGATCCGGATGCCGGAGCCTGGCCGCCCGGATTCCCCGACGCGGACCGGTACGGCTACGAGCGGGCCGAGATCGTGCGGTGGCTGCGGGTATTCCTGAAGCGCTACTTCGGGTTCGCGCAGTTCAAACGCTCCGCGATCCCGAACGGTCCCAAGGTGCTTCCGGCCGGATCGCTGTCGCCGCGCGGCGACTGGCGCGCCCCGTCGGACGGCAACGCGACCGTCTGGCTCGCCGAACTGGATGCCGCGCTGCCCGACCTCGTGGAGTGA
- a CDS encoding alpha/beta fold hydrolase yields MTLLDGITSRLVDTDRLTVNILERAGDDPETPAEHTLVLVHGNVSSALFWQELMQDLPSDLRIIAVDLRGFGDTENLPIDATRGVRDFSDDLFATMQALDLKTAHLVGWSLGAGVIMQYALDHPVLSLTLEAPISPYGFGGTRRDGARLTDDDAGVGGGGANADFIQRLTDGDTGDEAPTSPRNVFRSSYVSSDYVTAVEDIWVESMLTTSTADGNYPGDSVESPNWPGFAAGTNGVLNTMAPKYFDTSGIVDLPVKPSILWVHGTADAIVSDTSFFDLNHLGKVGVVPGWPGDDVAPAQEMIAQTRDVLEAYRAAGGQVTELSLEGVGHSPHLEQPGVFRRALLEVIGYIGHPASPAPPTETIILSSSD; encoded by the coding sequence ATGACACTCCTCGACGGCATCACCAGCCGCCTCGTCGACACCGACCGACTCACGGTGAACATCCTCGAGCGCGCCGGGGACGATCCGGAGACGCCCGCCGAGCACACCCTCGTCCTCGTCCACGGGAACGTGTCATCCGCCCTGTTCTGGCAGGAGCTGATGCAGGATCTGCCGAGCGATCTGCGGATCATCGCCGTCGACCTGCGTGGCTTCGGCGACACGGAGAACCTCCCCATCGATGCCACGCGCGGGGTGCGCGATTTCAGCGACGACCTCTTCGCGACGATGCAGGCACTCGACCTCAAGACCGCCCACCTGGTCGGGTGGTCGCTGGGCGCCGGCGTGATCATGCAGTACGCGCTGGACCACCCGGTGCTGTCCCTCACGCTGGAGGCACCGATCTCGCCCTACGGCTTCGGCGGCACGCGGCGCGACGGCGCACGCCTCACGGACGATGACGCCGGCGTCGGCGGCGGGGGCGCCAACGCCGACTTCATCCAGCGGCTGACCGACGGTGACACCGGCGACGAGGCGCCGACCTCGCCGCGCAACGTGTTCCGGTCCAGCTACGTGTCCAGCGACTACGTCACGGCCGTCGAGGACATCTGGGTCGAGTCGATGCTGACCACCTCCACCGCCGACGGGAACTACCCCGGCGACAGCGTCGAGAGCCCGAACTGGCCCGGGTTCGCGGCAGGGACCAACGGTGTGCTCAACACGATGGCGCCGAAGTACTTCGATACCTCCGGCATCGTCGACCTGCCCGTGAAGCCCTCGATCCTGTGGGTGCACGGCACGGCCGATGCCATCGTCTCGGACACGTCGTTCTTCGATCTCAACCACCTGGGCAAGGTCGGCGTCGTGCCCGGATGGCCCGGTGATGACGTCGCCCCGGCGCAGGAGATGATCGCGCAGACGCGCGACGTTCTCGAGGCGTACCGCGCCGCCGGCGGCCAGGTGACCGAACTGAGCCTCGAGGGAGTGGGGCACTCCCCGCACCTCGAGCAGCCCGGCGTCTTCCGCCGTGCACTGCTCGAGGTGATCGGATACATCGGCCACCCGGCATCCCCCGCCCCTCCGACCGAGACGATCATCCTCAGCTCGTCCGACTGA
- the upp gene encoding uracil phosphoribosyltransferase: protein MRLHVADHPLITHKLTVLRDKRTPSPVFRQLTEELVTLLAYEATRNVRVASVEIDTPVTHTTGVKIDDPRPLVVPILRAGLGMLEGMVTLLPSAEVGFLGMARNEETLQPMTYAERLPEDLSDRQCFVLDPMLATGGSLGAAIEFLFTRGAQDVTAICLLGTPEGISVIEKQSAGRDVTLVLGALDEGLNDKAYIVPGLGDAGDRLYGTV, encoded by the coding sequence ATGCGCTTGCACGTCGCCGACCACCCGCTCATCACCCACAAGCTCACCGTGCTGCGCGACAAGCGCACGCCGTCGCCGGTGTTCCGGCAGCTGACCGAGGAACTCGTGACGCTGCTCGCGTACGAGGCGACCCGCAACGTGCGGGTGGCGTCGGTCGAGATCGACACCCCGGTCACCCATACGACGGGCGTGAAGATCGACGACCCGCGGCCGCTGGTGGTGCCGATCCTGCGGGCGGGGCTCGGAATGCTGGAGGGCATGGTCACGCTGCTGCCCAGCGCCGAGGTCGGCTTCCTCGGAATGGCACGCAACGAAGAGACGCTCCAGCCGATGACCTACGCCGAGCGTCTGCCCGAGGATCTCAGCGACCGGCAGTGCTTCGTGCTCGACCCGATGCTCGCGACGGGTGGATCGCTGGGCGCGGCCATCGAGTTCCTGTTCACGCGGGGCGCGCAGGACGTCACCGCGATCTGCCTGCTCGGCACGCCCGAGGGTATCTCGGTGATCGAGAAGCAGTCCGCCGGCCGTGACGTGACCCTCGTGCTGGGTGCGCTCGATGAGGGGCTGAACGACAAGGCGTACATCGTGCCGGGTCTGGGCGACGCCGGCGACCGCCTGTACGGCACGGTCTGA
- a CDS encoding nucleoside deaminase, whose product MTLPARESDLTAMDRALANAAVAGEGGEIPVGAVVVDAQGIIIGEGANLRERSADPLAHAEVVALREAAAAAGSWNLQDCTLVVTLEPCLMCAGAILQAHVGRVVFGAWDAKAGAAGSMYDVLRDRRLPHRAEVVGGVREEAASTLLRTFFDARR is encoded by the coding sequence GTGACGCTGCCCGCCCGCGAATCGGATCTCACCGCGATGGACCGTGCCCTCGCGAACGCCGCCGTGGCCGGCGAGGGCGGTGAGATCCCCGTCGGTGCCGTCGTCGTGGACGCCCAGGGCATCATCATCGGCGAAGGCGCCAACCTGCGGGAGCGTAGCGCCGACCCCCTCGCACACGCCGAAGTCGTCGCACTCCGCGAGGCCGCCGCGGCTGCCGGCTCGTGGAACCTGCAGGACTGCACCCTGGTGGTCACGCTCGAGCCGTGTCTCATGTGCGCGGGGGCGATCCTGCAGGCGCACGTGGGCAGGGTGGTCTTCGGCGCGTGGGATGCCAAGGCCGGCGCGGCCGGATCGATGTACGACGTGCTGCGCGACCGGCGCCTGCCCCATCGTGCGGAGGTGGTCGGCGGCGTGCGTGAAGAAGCGGCATCCACTCTGCTGCGCACCTTTTTCGACGCGCGCCGCTGA
- a CDS encoding phosphotransferase: protein MDTTPVQPVDAEAILAADALGVPLDALQLISREPLGPGSVTGFSVTAAPPVVAYVDTSLHRVRQETGLVLEGEARVWIHPADPHLPALAPAAFGHAAEVLLSRLGIAAAGMPEIVGYRPGRRAVLRVPTADGMTWVKVVRPRRIERVVQVHTALRDRGLPVPPVRGWSPEGLLVLDNASGVPATDGRWLPEALLDELDRLRAQMASADIEGKARTSLSSRLSWYAERLRAARPDQADLVNGVARRADAGMNADHRIQTIHGDLHLGQLFVDESTGEVTGLIDVDTAGAGNPADDAAAFIGHAIASAVLTQEGGDADTVWTLVDLAVERWAMDAGTRALIAIHLLGHALAAAETGVQPRADLLLSRAADIVET from the coding sequence GTGGACACCACCCCTGTGCAGCCCGTCGACGCTGAGGCTATCCTCGCCGCCGATGCGCTGGGCGTGCCTCTCGACGCCCTTCAGCTGATCTCACGTGAGCCGCTCGGCCCGGGCAGTGTGACCGGCTTCAGCGTCACGGCCGCCCCGCCCGTCGTCGCCTACGTAGACACCTCGCTGCACCGCGTGCGGCAGGAGACCGGACTCGTCCTCGAGGGTGAGGCGCGCGTGTGGATCCACCCGGCTGACCCGCACCTGCCCGCCCTCGCCCCCGCGGCCTTCGGGCACGCCGCCGAGGTGCTGCTGAGCCGGCTGGGCATCGCCGCGGCGGGCATGCCCGAGATCGTCGGCTACCGGCCCGGCCGGCGTGCGGTGCTGCGCGTGCCGACCGCAGACGGCATGACGTGGGTCAAGGTGGTGCGCCCACGGCGCATCGAGCGGGTCGTGCAGGTGCACACTGCGCTGCGCGACCGCGGACTGCCGGTGCCGCCGGTGCGCGGATGGTCGCCGGAGGGCCTGCTGGTGCTCGACAACGCGTCCGGAGTCCCTGCCACCGACGGCAGGTGGCTGCCCGAGGCACTGCTCGACGAACTGGACCGGCTGCGCGCGCAGATGGCATCCGCCGATATCGAAGGGAAGGCCCGCACTTCGCTGTCGAGCCGGCTGTCCTGGTACGCCGAACGGCTGCGCGCCGCACGTCCGGATCAGGCCGATCTCGTGAACGGGGTCGCACGGCGGGCGGATGCCGGAATGAACGCCGACCACCGGATCCAGACGATCCACGGCGATCTGCATCTGGGCCAGCTGTTCGTCGACGAGAGCACCGGGGAGGTCACGGGTCTGATCGACGTCGACACCGCGGGTGCCGGCAACCCCGCCGACGACGCGGCGGCCTTCATCGGGCACGCGATCGCCAGCGCCGTGCTCACGCAGGAGGGCGGCGACGCCGACACCGTATGGACTCTGGTCGATCTGGCGGTCGAGCGGTGGGCGATGGATGCCGGAACCAGAGCGCTCATCGCCATCCACCTGCTGGGGCATGCGCTCGCTGCCGCCGAGACGGGCGTGCAGCCTCGCGCCGACCTGCTGCTCTCCCGGGCCGCGGACATCGTCGAGACCTAA
- a CDS encoding TM0106 family RecB-like putative nuclease → MRYIADEGRIVWSASDLKAAAECEFAWLRAIDAKLGRVPAVEDPEDLTLQRAGRLGTQHELRVLADYRRQFPGGVVEIPETRSTDAVALAAAVDATNTALASDADIVYQAAFATADFVGFADFLVRDAAGRWIVQDTKLARHARVTALMQLAAYADQLDRLGMARAPEVQLLLGDGTVSTHALRDIAPVFALRRERLHALIDDRDLAAGAAGDPIAWGDERGALRVVACGRCATCDLEVIAHRDLLLVAGMRPVQRQRLRAAGIHSIDELAAAREAPARMSWDTFASLRTQARLQLSSPAGGLAPIAPAADATEPAAPAPAVPTYEVVFPKALGALPRPDEGDLFFDFEGDPLFTEGPGHQWGIDYLFGWTDIRDQYSALWAHTFDEERQAFERFLDMVNAQRQAHPGMHIYHYAPYEPTHLLAMAAKYGVRENDVDRLLADGVFVDLYPIVRRALRVGSRSYSIKKLEPLYMGAEVRTSDVQRGDDSIVQYVEARAFAAAGDAQSAERILADLADYNRYDCVSTRRLRNWLIDRAREAKLQPSPDLEAAERAYEPSPRAEALTRLAGETAGDREAEALRLGAAAIDYYPREAKTFWATHFLRLREPVSVWEDTRDVIAIDRDRCRVLTDWHLPEGARVTKRVVELRGELAPGTRLSVDSSPSAVYDLPAPFPAEAHPRWIHVARTVRIVDVLDDGVVVEENAIQGFTWDEWPVALTPESPPRAGSQQVAIDEWADSVVAASPGFPADAATDLLLRRPPRLRGGSLVRGSGDDVSDIVGSLLDLDRSYLAVQGPPGTGKTYVGSHVVARLVRDHGFKVGVVAQSHAVVEHMLDRIVDAGVPPAQVAKALKSGTAAGGQSFTVIAKNGMAGYIAEQQDGFVVGGTAWDLTHPGRIARGSLDLLVIDEAGQFSLASTIAVSVAAQRLLLLGDPQQLPQVSQGTHPEPVDTSALGWVMDDLAVIGEDRGYFLAQSRRMRPEVAAPVSHLSYEGKLAAHPCTSDRRLDGVAAGVVPVPLAHTGNATQSPEEAETVVGIVRDLIGRRWHGDDGERALTASDLIVVTPYNAQQVLVEEALVAAGFGDVPVGTVDRFQGQEAVVAIVSLAASSGRDAPRGLEFLLLQNRLNVAISRAMHTAHLVFSTGLLDDVPRTPEGVARLSAFARLVGADAGLRRLGVDERGAA, encoded by the coding sequence ATGCGGTACATAGCAGATGAGGGCCGGATCGTCTGGAGCGCGAGCGATCTGAAGGCGGCGGCCGAATGCGAGTTCGCCTGGCTGCGGGCGATCGACGCGAAGCTGGGGCGGGTGCCGGCGGTCGAAGATCCCGAAGACCTCACGCTGCAGCGGGCGGGCCGGCTGGGCACGCAGCACGAGTTGCGCGTGCTCGCCGACTACCGGCGGCAGTTCCCGGGCGGCGTCGTCGAGATCCCGGAGACGCGGTCGACGGATGCCGTTGCCCTGGCCGCCGCGGTCGACGCGACCAATACCGCGCTCGCATCCGATGCCGACATCGTCTACCAGGCAGCGTTCGCGACCGCCGACTTCGTCGGGTTCGCCGACTTCCTGGTGCGCGACGCGGCGGGCCGCTGGATCGTGCAGGACACGAAGCTCGCCCGTCACGCACGGGTGACCGCCCTCATGCAGCTCGCGGCATACGCCGACCAGCTCGACCGGCTCGGCATGGCGCGTGCGCCGGAGGTCCAGCTGCTGCTGGGCGACGGCACCGTCTCCACCCACGCGCTGCGCGACATCGCCCCGGTCTTCGCCCTGCGCCGTGAACGGCTGCACGCGCTGATCGACGACCGTGACCTGGCCGCCGGTGCCGCAGGTGACCCGATCGCCTGGGGCGACGAGCGCGGCGCACTCCGGGTGGTGGCGTGCGGCCGCTGCGCCACGTGCGACCTCGAGGTCATCGCCCACCGCGACCTCCTGCTGGTCGCCGGCATGCGACCGGTCCAGCGACAGCGACTGCGCGCCGCCGGCATCCATTCGATCGACGAACTCGCCGCCGCGCGAGAGGCGCCTGCGCGCATGTCCTGGGACACCTTCGCGAGCCTGCGGACGCAGGCGCGGCTGCAGCTGTCGAGTCCGGCGGGCGGGCTCGCCCCGATCGCGCCGGCGGCAGACGCGACTGAACCGGCGGCGCCTGCCCCCGCCGTGCCGACGTACGAGGTCGTGTTCCCGAAGGCGCTGGGCGCCCTGCCCCGGCCCGACGAGGGCGATCTGTTCTTCGACTTCGAGGGCGATCCGCTGTTCACCGAGGGCCCCGGCCATCAGTGGGGCATCGACTACCTGTTCGGCTGGACCGACATCCGCGATCAGTACAGTGCGCTGTGGGCGCACACGTTCGACGAGGAGCGGCAGGCGTTCGAGCGATTCCTCGACATGGTGAACGCGCAGCGGCAGGCGCACCCGGGCATGCACATCTACCACTACGCCCCGTACGAGCCCACGCATCTGCTCGCGATGGCCGCGAAATACGGCGTGCGCGAGAACGACGTCGACCGGCTGCTGGCCGATGGCGTGTTCGTCGACCTGTACCCGATCGTGCGCCGCGCGCTGAGGGTCGGGTCACGGTCGTACTCGATCAAGAAGCTCGAGCCGCTGTACATGGGCGCCGAGGTCCGCACGAGCGACGTGCAGCGCGGCGACGACTCGATCGTGCAGTACGTCGAGGCGCGGGCGTTCGCCGCAGCCGGTGATGCCCAGTCCGCCGAGCGGATCCTGGCCGACCTGGCCGACTACAACCGGTACGACTGCGTCTCGACGCGGCGCCTGCGCAACTGGCTGATAGACCGGGCGCGCGAAGCGAAGCTGCAGCCCTCGCCCGACCTCGAGGCAGCCGAGCGCGCCTATGAGCCGTCGCCGCGTGCCGAAGCGCTCACCCGGCTCGCGGGTGAGACGGCCGGCGACCGCGAGGCCGAGGCGCTGCGGCTGGGAGCGGCCGCGATCGACTACTACCCGCGCGAGGCGAAGACCTTCTGGGCGACCCACTTCCTGCGGCTGCGCGAGCCCGTCTCGGTATGGGAGGACACCCGCGACGTCATCGCGATCGACCGCGACCGCTGCCGGGTGCTGACCGACTGGCATCTGCCCGAGGGTGCGCGGGTGACCAAGCGCGTCGTCGAGTTGCGCGGCGAACTGGCACCGGGCACGCGGCTGAGCGTCGACAGCAGCCCGAGCGCGGTGTACGACCTGCCGGCGCCGTTCCCCGCCGAGGCGCATCCCCGCTGGATCCACGTGGCCCGCACGGTCCGCATCGTCGACGTGCTCGACGACGGGGTCGTCGTAGAGGAGAACGCGATCCAGGGCTTCACGTGGGACGAGTGGCCGGTCGCGCTGACCCCCGAGTCCCCGCCGCGGGCCGGCAGTCAGCAGGTCGCGATCGACGAGTGGGCCGATTCCGTGGTCGCGGCATCGCCCGGCTTCCCGGCGGACGCCGCCACCGACCTGCTGCTGCGCCGACCGCCGCGGCTGCGGGGCGGATCGCTCGTCCGCGGGTCGGGCGACGACGTGTCCGACATCGTCGGATCGCTGCTCGACCTCGACCGCAGCTACCTGGCCGTGCAGGGGCCCCCGGGCACCGGCAAGACGTACGTCGGGTCGCATGTGGTCGCCCGTCTCGTGCGCGACCACGGCTTCAAGGTCGGTGTGGTCGCGCAGTCGCATGCGGTCGTCGAGCACATGCTCGATCGGATCGTGGATGCCGGTGTTCCGCCCGCCCAGGTCGCGAAGGCACTCAAGAGCGGAACAGCCGCCGGCGGCCAGTCGTTCACCGTGATCGCCAAGAACGGGATGGCCGGCTACATCGCCGAGCAGCAGGACGGGTTCGTCGTCGGCGGGACCGCCTGGGATCTCACCCATCCGGGACGCATCGCGCGGGGGAGCCTCGACCTGCTCGTCATCGATGAGGCCGGGCAGTTCTCCCTGGCATCCACCATCGCGGTGTCGGTGGCGGCGCAGCGACTGCTGCTTCTCGGCGACCCGCAGCAGCTGCCGCAGGTGAGCCAGGGCACCCATCCCGAGCCGGTCGACACCTCGGCACTGGGCTGGGTCATGGACGACCTCGCGGTGATCGGCGAGGACCGCGGCTACTTCCTCGCGCAGAGCCGGCGCATGCGGCCCGAGGTGGCCGCCCCGGTGTCGCATCTGTCCTACGAGGGAAAGCTTGCGGCGCACCCGTGCACATCCGACCGGAGACTCGACGGCGTGGCTGCGGGGGTGGTCCCGGTGCCGCTGGCGCATACCGGCAACGCCACCCAGTCTCCCGAAGAGGCGGAGACGGTCGTGGGCATCGTCCGCGACCTGATCGGCAGGCGCTGGCACGGCGATGACGGCGAACGCGCGCTGACGGCATCCGATCTCATCGTCGTCACGCCCTACAACGCGCAGCAGGTGCTCGTCGAAGAGGCTCTGGTCGCGGCCGGGTTCGGTGACGTTCCGGTGGGGACGGTCGACCGGTTCCAGGGGCAGGAGGCGGTCGTTGCGATCGTGTCGCTGGCGGCATCGTCGGGACGCGACGCCCCGCGCGGGCTCGAGTTCCTGCTGCTGCAGAACCGGTTGAACGTGGCCATCTCGCGCGCGATGCACACGGCGCACCTGGTCTTCTCGACCGGTCTGCTCGACGACGTGCCCCGCACGCCCGAGGGCGTGGCGCGCCTGAGCGCGTTCGCGCGGCTCGTGGGGGCTGACGCCGGTCTGCGTAGACTCGGCGTCGACGAGAGAGGCGCGGCATGA